A single window of Eucalyptus grandis isolate ANBG69807.140 chromosome 1, ASM1654582v1, whole genome shotgun sequence DNA harbors:
- the LOC108957825 gene encoding LOW QUALITY PROTEIN: probable LRR receptor-like serine/threonine-protein kinase At3g47570 (The sequence of the model RefSeq protein was modified relative to this genomic sequence to represent the inferred CDS: substituted 1 base at 1 genomic stop codon) produces the protein MLGIDDNKFGGVLPKCMGSLSTTLTIFSANLIEISGEIPKEIGNLSNLEALSLSGNLLSGVIPSNLGNLQNLAALSLGQNNLGGTIPSFLGNLTKLFELFLYNNKFHGQIPSHLSNCQSLNQLDLSNNNLSGAMPPQLISLSSLAIILNLSCNHLTGILPTEVGNLKALTVLDISNNLLVGEIPSSLGDCIALTSLRMGSNFFHVSIPQSFRWLGGIEELDLSCNNLSGQIPTFLAVFHSLKLLNLSYNKFEGMLPCEGVFKNATCTSIIGNNELCGGLPEFHLPICISKSSESRKIHMVILSTSIISGVLGLALILAFIYLCWLKKKVNEEVSCSMDDSCPNVSYGTLLKATDGFSPVNLIGVGSFGSVYKGMLEENQIAIAVKVLHLAHHGALKSFIAECDAVKNIKHRNLLKILTVCSSSDYQGSDFKALVYEFMDNGSLEEWLHPNTSSSHGNELSKRLNFVXRINIAIGVAFALDYLHHQCHIPIVHCDLKPSNILLDAEMVAHVGDFGLAKFLVGSSLDFVANQMSSAGLRGTIGYAPPEYAMGCKVSREGDVYSYGILLLEMFTGLSPIDNTFRDNLTLHSYVAKALLEQVLEITDNILLQERKSHLGQYSPLRWLSRSDGIFQECLLMVYNIGVACSYEVPERRMSISGVANKLHQIREKLFSLGLHGQD, from the exons ATGTTGGGTATTGACGACAACAAGTTTGGTGGGGTGTTACCTAAATGCATGGGTAGTTTATCCACCACTCTTACAATATTTTCTGCAAACCTCATTGAAATATCTGGTGAGATTCCCAAAGAAATCGGGAATTTGTCCAATTTGGAAGCATTGTCTTTGAGTGGCAACCTGCTTTCAGGTGTTATCCCCTCAAATTTGGGGAATCTACAAAATTTAGCTGCCCTGAGCTTAGGTCAAAACAACTTGGGAGGGACTATCCCATCTTTTTTGGGAAATCTAACCAAGTTGTTTGAATTGTTTCTTTACAATAACAAATTTCATGGGCAAATTCCTTCACATCTATCAAACTGCCAATCTCTCAATCAGCTCGATCTATCCAATAACAATCTTAGTGGTGCCATGCCTCCACAACTTATCAGTCTCTCATCATTAGCGATCATTCTGAATCTGTCTTGTAACCATCTGACTGGGATTCTACCCACAGAAGTTGGCAACTTGAAAGCTTTGACCGTGTTAGATATCTCGAACAATTTGTTGGTAGGTGAAATCCCAAGTAGTTTAGGTGATTGCATTGCATTGACATCGCTAAGGATGGGGAGCAACTTCTTTCATGTGTCCATTCCTCAATCATTCAGATGGTTAGGAGGTATTGAAGAACTAGATCTTTCATGCAACAATTTATCAGGCCAGATTCCAACATTCCTAGCTGTATTTCATTCCTTGAAACTTCTGAATTTATCGTACAATAAGTTTGAAGGCATGCTACCATGTGAAGGAGTCTTTAAGAATGCTACATGTACTTCTATTATTGGGAACAATGAGCTATGCGGCGGATTGCCAGAATTTCACCTCCCCATATGCATCTCCAAAAGCTCAGAGAGTAGAAAGATCCATATGGTGATATTGTCCACTTCTATTATATCCGGAGTTCTTGGGCTAGCTCTTATTCTAGCTTTTATATATCTTTgttggttgaagaagaaagtaaatgaaGAAGTTTCATGTTCGATGGATGATTCATGTCCAAATGTATCTTATGGAACACTCTTAAAAGCTACTGACGGTTTTTCTCCAGTGAATTTGATCGGTGTTGGAAGCTTTGGTTCTGTTTACAAAGGGATGCTTGAGGAAAATCAAATCGCTATTGCGGTGAAAGTGCTTCATTTAGCCCATCATGGTGCTCTGAAGAGCTTCATAGCCGAGTGTGATGCagttaaaaatataaaacatcgaaatcttttgaagataCTAACAGTTTGCTCGAGTAGTGATTACCAAGGAAGTGATTTTAAGGCGTTAGTTTATGAATTCATGGATAATGGAAGCCTAGAAGAGTGGCTACACCCCAACACATCATCATCTCATGGGAATGAGCTTTCGAAAAGGTTGAATTTTGTTTAGAGGATAAATATTGCTATTGGTGTTGCCTTTGCATTGGATTACCTTCATCACCAGTGCCATATCCCCATTGTTCATTGTGATTTGAAGCCAAGCAACATCCTCTTAGATGCTGAGATGGTCGCACATGTTGGCGACTTTGGGTTAGCAAAATTCCTTGTTGGATCATCCCTTGATTTTGTAGCCAATCAAATGAGCTCAGCAGGTTTAAGAGGGACAATTGGTTATGCTCCACCAG AATATGCAATGGGATGCAAGGTTTCAAGAGAAGGTGATGTGTATAGCTATGGCATTCTCTTACTGGAGATGTTCACAGGGTTGAGTCCCATCGACAACACCTTTAGAGATAATTTAACTCTTCATAGTTATGTTGCAAAAGCTTTGCTTGAACAAGTGCTCGAAATTACGGACAACATCCTACTTCAAGAAAGGAAGAGCCATTTAGGCCAATATAGTCCTTTGCGTTGGCTTTCCAGAAGCGATGGCATATTTCAAGAGTGTTTGCTTATGGTGTATAATATCGGAGTTGCTTGTTCCTACGAAGTTCCTGAAAGACGGATGAGCATAAGCGGAGTTGCAAACAAGCTACATCAAATTAGAGAGAAACTCTTTTCCTTGGGTTTACATGGACAAG ATTGA
- the LOC120292704 gene encoding probable LRR receptor-like serine/threonine-protein kinase At3g47570 produces MSNCTKLDKLQLGGNAFFGKVPSLENLYKLSWFVVPSNQLGSGKPEDLSFLCSLINNNKLKWVEIDHNKFGGVLPKCMGNLSTTLTIFSAIFNEISGEIPKEIRNLSNLEALALDGNLLSGAIPSNLGNLQNLVLLSLSQNNLRGTIPSFLGNLTKLIKLDLYENNFYGQIPSHLSNCRSLIQLDLSYNNLSGPMPPQLIGLSSLAIILNLSCNHLTGILPTEVGNLKALTALDISNNLLVGEIQSSLGDCIALTLLRMGGNFFHGSIPQSFKWLEGIGELDLSQNNLSGQIPAFLAIFHSLKLLNLSYNKFEGMLPCEGVFKNATSTSIIGNNELCGGLPEFHLPICISKSSKSRKIHMVILSTYVISGVLGLALILALYLCWLKKKVNKEVSCLMDDSCPNVSYGTLLKATDSFSPMNLIGVGSFGSVYKGMLEENQTAIAVKVLHLAHHGALKSFIAECDAEKNIKHRNLLQILTICSSSDYQGSDFKALVYEFMDNGSLEEWLHPNTSSSHGNELSKRLNFVQRINIAIGVAFALDYLHHQCHIPIVHCDLKPSNILLDAEMVAHVGDFGLAKFLVGSSLDSVADQMSSVGLRGTIGYAPPANDNSYSLMHN; encoded by the exons ATGTCGAATTGCACAAAGCTAGATAAGCTTCAACTTGGAGGAAATGCATTTTTTGGGAAAGTACCTTCTTTGGAAAATTTGTATAAGCTTAGTTGGTTTGTGGTCCCTTCTAATCAGCTTGGAAGTGGAAAACCTGAAGACTTGAGTTTCCTTTGCTCGTTGATTAACAATAACAAATTAAAGTGGGTGGAAATTGACCACAACAAGTTTGGTGGGGTGTTACCTAAATGCATGGGTAATTTATCCACCACTCTTACAATATTTTCTGCAATCTTTAATGAAATATCTGGTGAGATTCCCAAAGAAATTAGGAATCTTTCCAATTTGGAAGCATTGGCTTTGGATGGCAACCTACTTTCAGGTGCCATCCCCTCAAATTTGGGGAATCTACAAAATTTAGTTTTGCTGAGCTTAAGTCAGAACAACCTAAGAGGAACTATCCCATCTTTTTTGGGAAACCTAACCAAGTTAATTAAATTGGATCTTTACGAGAACAACTTTTATGGGCAAATTCCTTCACATTTATCAAACTGCCGATCTCTTATTCAGCTTGATCTGTCCTATAACAATCTTAGTGGTCCCATGCCCCCACAACTTATCGGTCTCTCATCATTAGCTATCATCCTTAACCTATCTTGTAACCATCTTACTGGGATTCTACCCACAGAAGTTGGCAACTTAAAAGCTTTGACTGCGTTGGATATCTCGAACAATTTGTTGGTTGGTGAAATCCAAAGTAGTTTAGGTGATTGCATTGCATTGACATTGCTAAGGATGGGGGGCAACTTCTTCCATGGGTCCATTCCTCAATCATTCAAATGGTTAGAAGGTATTGGAGAACTAGATCTTTCACAAAACAATTTATCGGGCCAGATTCCAGCATTCCTAGCAATATTTCATTCcttgaaacttttgaatttATCGTACAATAAGTTTGAAGGCATGCTACCATGTGAAGGAGTCTTTAAGAATGCTACAAGTACTTCTATTATTGGGAACAATGAGCTTTGTGGTGGATTGCCAGAATTTCACCTCCCCATATGCATCTCCAAAAGCTCCAAGAGTAGAAAGATCCATATGGTGATATTGTCCACTTATGTTATATCCGGAGTTCTTGGGCTAGCTCTTATTCTAGCTTTATATCTTTgttggttgaagaagaaagtaaacaaagaaGTTTCATGTTTGATGGATGATTCATGTCCGAACGTATCTTATGGAACACTCTTAAAAGCTACTGACAGTTTTTCTCCAATGAATTTGATCGGTGTTGGAAGCTTTGGTTCTGTTTACAAGGGAATGCTTGAGGAAAATCAAACAGCTATTGCGGTGAAAGTGCTTCATTTAGCCCATCATGGTGCTTTGAAGAGCTTCATAGCCGAGTGTGATgcagaaaaaaatataaaacatcgAAATCTTTTGCAGATACTAACAATTTGCTCAAGTAGTGATTACCAAGGAAGTGATTTTAAGGCATTAGTTTATGAATTCATGGATAATGGAAGCCTAGAAGAGTGGCTACACCCCAACACATCATCATCTCATGGgaatgagctttcaaaaagGTTGAATTTTGTTCAGAGGATAAATATTGCTATTGGTGTTGCCTTTGCACTGGATTATCTTCATCACCAATGCCATATCCCCATTGTTCATTGCGATTTGAAGCCAAGCAACATTCTCTTAGATGCTGAGATGGTCGCACATGTTGGCGACTTTGGGTTAGCAAAATTCCTTGTTGGATCATCCCTTGATTCTGTAGCGGATCAAATGAGCTCGGTAGGTTTAAGAGGGACAATTGGTTATGCTCCACCAG CTAATGATAACTCTTATAGTCTTATGCACAATTGA